In Streptomyces sp. NBC_01426, one genomic interval encodes:
- the allB gene encoding allantoinase AllB gives MADAAVELVLRSTRVITPEGTRAASVAVAGGKITAVSEYEAEVPAGARLEDFGDDVLLPGLVDTHVHVNDPGRTEWEGFWTATRAAAAGGITTLLDMPLNSLPPTTTVDNLRVKQEVARAKAHVDIGFWGGALPDNVKDLRPLHDAGVYGFKCFLSPSGVDEFPELDQEQLATSLAEITGFGGLMIVHAEDPHHLDSAPQTPGPKYADFLASRPRDAENTAIGNLIAQARRLNARVHVLHLSSSDALPLIAAAKAEGVRVSVESCPHYLTLTAEEVPDGASEFKCCPPIRESANQDLLWDALAAGTIDCIVSDHSPSTADLKTNDFATAWGGISSLQLGLPAIWTEARRRGHTLEDVVRWMSAAPAALAGLSDKGAIEVGRDADFAVLAPEETFTVDPAELHHRNRVTAYAGKTLHGVVKSTWLRGTQIADHGTPNEPTGRLLERQN, from the coding sequence GTGGCCGACGCGGCTGTGGAACTGGTACTGCGCTCGACGCGCGTCATCACCCCCGAGGGGACGCGCGCCGCCTCGGTGGCCGTCGCCGGCGGGAAGATCACGGCCGTGTCCGAGTACGAGGCCGAGGTACCGGCCGGAGCCCGGCTGGAGGACTTCGGAGACGACGTCCTGCTCCCCGGCCTGGTCGACACCCACGTCCACGTGAACGACCCGGGCCGCACCGAGTGGGAGGGCTTCTGGACCGCCACCCGCGCGGCCGCGGCCGGAGGCATCACCACCCTCCTCGACATGCCGCTGAACTCCCTGCCGCCGACCACCACGGTCGACAACCTCCGCGTCAAGCAGGAGGTCGCCCGCGCCAAGGCGCACGTGGACATCGGCTTCTGGGGCGGCGCGCTGCCCGACAACGTCAAGGACCTGCGCCCGCTGCACGACGCCGGCGTCTACGGCTTCAAGTGCTTCCTGTCGCCCTCCGGCGTGGACGAGTTCCCCGAACTCGACCAGGAGCAACTGGCCACGTCCCTCGCGGAGATCACCGGCTTCGGCGGCCTGATGATCGTGCACGCCGAGGACCCGCACCACCTGGACTCCGCGCCGCAGACCCCCGGCCCGAAGTACGCCGACTTCCTCGCCTCCCGTCCGCGCGATGCCGAGAACACCGCCATCGGGAACCTGATCGCCCAGGCGAGGCGGCTGAACGCCCGCGTGCACGTCCTGCACCTGTCCTCCTCCGACGCGCTGCCGCTGATCGCCGCCGCCAAGGCCGAGGGCGTGCGCGTCTCCGTCGAGTCCTGCCCGCACTACCTCACCCTGACGGCCGAGGAAGTACCGGACGGCGCCAGCGAGTTCAAGTGCTGCCCGCCCATCCGCGAGTCCGCCAACCAGGACCTCCTGTGGGACGCGCTCGCCGCCGGCACCATCGACTGCATCGTCTCCGACCACTCGCCCTCCACCGCGGACCTGAAGACGAACGACTTCGCCACCGCGTGGGGCGGCATCTCCTCCCTCCAGCTGGGACTCCCCGCGATCTGGACCGAGGCGCGCCGGCGCGGCCACACCCTGGAGGACGTCGTCCGCTGGATGTCCGCCGCCCCCGCCGCCCTCGCCGGACTGTCCGACAAGGGTGCGATCGAGGTCGGCCGCGACGCGGACTTCGCCGTCCTGGCACCCGAAGAGACCTTCACCGTGGATCCCGCGGAACTGCACCACCGCAACCGGGTCACGGCGTACGCGGGCAAGACCCTGCACGGCGTCGTGAAGTCCACCTGGCTGCGCGGCACGCAGATCGCCGACCACGGCACCCCGAACGAGCCCACGGGCCGACTCCTCGAAAGGCAGAACTGA
- a CDS encoding IclR family transcriptional regulator, translating into MPTSSASTTDASAKPTAAGGGVQSLERAFDLLERMADAGGEVGLSELSAASGLPLPTIHRLMRTLVACGYVRQQPNRRYALGPRLIRLGESASRLLGTWARPYLARLVEETGETANMALLDGDEIVYVAQVPSKHSMRMFTEVGRRVLPHSTGVGKALLAYTPADEVRALLARTGMPAATEKTITTPEGFLDALEQVRKVGYAVDDNEQEIGVRCLAVSVPNSPTAAAISISGPAGRVTEALTDSIVPILQGIAAELSVALQSQNPA; encoded by the coding sequence GTGCCGACGTCCAGCGCCAGCACCACCGACGCTTCCGCCAAGCCCACCGCCGCCGGCGGTGGCGTCCAGTCCCTTGAGCGCGCCTTCGATCTGCTCGAACGCATGGCCGATGCCGGGGGCGAGGTCGGCCTCAGCGAGCTCTCCGCCGCCAGTGGTCTTCCGCTGCCCACCATCCATCGCCTCATGCGCACCCTCGTGGCGTGCGGTTACGTCCGGCAGCAGCCCAACCGACGGTACGCCCTCGGCCCCCGGCTGATCCGTCTCGGCGAATCCGCCTCGCGCCTCCTGGGCACGTGGGCCCGTCCCTACCTCGCGCGCCTCGTCGAGGAGACCGGCGAGACCGCGAACATGGCCCTGCTCGACGGGGACGAGATCGTCTACGTCGCCCAGGTGCCGTCCAAGCACTCCATGCGCATGTTCACGGAGGTGGGCCGCCGGGTGCTGCCGCACTCCACTGGCGTGGGCAAGGCGCTGCTCGCGTACACCCCCGCGGACGAGGTGCGCGCGCTGCTGGCGCGCACCGGGATGCCGGCCGCGACCGAGAAGACCATCACCACGCCCGAGGGCTTCCTGGACGCCCTGGAGCAGGTCCGCAAGGTGGGCTACGCGGTCGACGACAACGAGCAGGAGATAGGAGTCCGCTGCCTGGCCGTGTCGGTGCCGAACTCACCGACCGCCGCCGCGATCTCCATCTCGGGCCCCGCGGGCCGGGTGACCGAGGCGCTGACGGACTCGATCGTGCCGATCCTCCAGGGGATCGCCGCCGAGCTGTCGGTGGCCCTGCAGAGCCAGAATCCCGCGTAG
- a CDS encoding ABC transporter ATP-binding protein yields MTLLVHDVTLTYPDGDGRLTALDAVALEAPAGTLTGVIGPSGSGKSSLLAVAATLVTPDTGSVVVAGRDTALLSAGEKSALRREEIGIVFQQPNLLASLTAVEQLQVMAHLSGRPSKRLRRRALDLLDAVGMADKADKRPHQLSGGQRQRVNIARALMNEPAVLLVDEPTSALDHERGAAVLDLLVTLTRERSTATVLVTHDHAHLERVDRTMTMTDGRLTETAPAR; encoded by the coding sequence ATGACCCTGCTCGTCCACGACGTCACGCTCACCTACCCGGACGGCGACGGCCGGCTCACCGCCCTCGACGCGGTCGCCCTGGAGGCGCCGGCGGGCACCCTGACCGGCGTCATCGGCCCTTCGGGCTCCGGCAAGTCCAGCCTGCTCGCGGTCGCCGCCACCCTGGTCACCCCGGACACGGGCAGCGTGGTCGTCGCGGGCCGGGACACGGCCCTGCTCAGCGCCGGGGAGAAGTCCGCGCTGCGCCGGGAGGAGATCGGCATCGTCTTCCAGCAGCCCAACCTGCTGGCCTCGCTCACCGCCGTCGAGCAGCTCCAGGTGATGGCCCACCTGTCGGGCCGGCCGTCCAAGCGGCTGCGCCGGCGGGCCCTGGACCTGCTGGACGCGGTGGGCATGGCCGACAAGGCCGACAAGCGCCCCCACCAGCTCTCGGGCGGGCAGCGCCAGCGCGTCAACATCGCCCGCGCCCTGATGAACGAGCCCGCCGTGCTGCTGGTGGACGAGCCCACCAGCGCCCTGGACCACGAGCGGGGGGCGGCCGTACTGGACCTCCTGGTCACCCTCACCCGCGAGCGGTCCACCGCCACCGTGCTGGTCACCCACGACCACGCCCACCTGGAGCGCGTGGACCGCACGATGACGATGACCGACGGCCGCCTCACGGAGACGGCCCCGGCCCGCTGA
- a CDS encoding ABC transporter permease, producing MFVAWRDLRFAKGRFALMGSVVVLITLLVGLLSGLTSGLARENISAITGLPASHLSFAAPAGDQELSFSQSRIPEQAWLAWRERRGVESAEPIGIRTTNAVSGERTAAVSVFGIDPAGRLAPRGSGLTQGQVVLTEKAAEELGGLAAGAKLRIGTLELSVAAVSGTAAFSHTPVVWMDLNDWQRVGNPGTSIDTVATVIALDASGADLAAGDASAGTRTATVDDALSAIGSYTSENGSLQLMRGFLFAISALVIGAFFTVWTIQRSGDVAVLKALGASTAYLLRDALGQAVVMLAVGTGLGTALAAVLGALIGGGDVPFVLDAATVLVPAAVMIALGALGAALSIRRITAVDPLTALGSAR from the coding sequence ATGTTCGTCGCATGGAGAGATCTACGGTTCGCCAAGGGCCGCTTCGCCCTCATGGGCTCGGTCGTCGTGCTCATCACCCTGCTGGTCGGCCTGTTGTCCGGCCTCACCTCGGGACTGGCCCGGGAGAACATCTCGGCCATCACGGGGCTGCCCGCCTCGCACCTGTCGTTCGCGGCGCCCGCCGGGGACCAGGAGCTGTCCTTCAGCCAATCCCGGATACCCGAGCAGGCCTGGCTGGCCTGGCGCGAGCGGCGCGGCGTCGAATCGGCGGAGCCGATCGGCATCCGCACCACCAACGCCGTCTCGGGTGAGCGCACCGCGGCCGTCTCGGTCTTCGGCATCGATCCGGCGGGCCGCCTCGCCCCGCGCGGGTCCGGACTCACCCAGGGCCAGGTGGTCCTGACCGAGAAGGCCGCCGAGGAACTCGGCGGGCTCGCGGCCGGCGCGAAGCTCAGGATCGGCACGCTCGAACTGTCCGTCGCGGCCGTCTCCGGCACCGCCGCCTTCAGCCACACCCCGGTCGTCTGGATGGACCTGAACGACTGGCAGCGCGTCGGCAACCCCGGCACCTCCATCGACACCGTCGCCACCGTCATCGCCCTGGACGCGTCCGGGGCGGACCTCGCCGCCGGCGACGCGAGCGCCGGCACCCGGACCGCGACCGTCGACGACGCGCTCTCCGCGATCGGCTCGTACACCTCGGAGAACGGCTCGCTCCAGCTGATGCGCGGCTTCCTCTTCGCGATCTCCGCCCTGGTCATAGGCGCCTTCTTCACGGTGTGGACGATCCAGCGCAGCGGTGACGTCGCCGTGCTGAAGGCACTGGGTGCCTCCACCGCGTACCTGCTGCGGGACGCCCTCGGTCAGGCCGTGGTGATGCTCGCCGTCGGAACCGGACTCGGTACGGCCCTCGCCGCCGTCCTCGGCGCGCTGATCGGCGGCGGCGACGTCCCCTTCGTGCTCGACGCGGCCACCGTGCTGGTCCCCGCCGCCGTCATGATCGCGCTCGGCGCGCTGGGCGCCGCCCTGTCCATCCGGCGGATCACCGCCGTAGACCCGCTGACCGCACTCGGGAGCGCCCGATGA
- a CDS encoding sensor histidine kinase: MVAPKSRPLTPVSRVLRLCLHALLFGLLALAAGRAVADDAPRAGWAVAACALFAAVYVAGAVAPVVDRSPRAGAVWLALLGAAWAALLVVSPDGLWIAFPLYFLELHLLRLRWGVAAVAVTACAAIGGFLAHSSTPTPGAFLGPLLGGAVAVATVLGYQALYRESERRRELIEELITTRAELAAAERGAGILAERERLAREIHDTLAQGLSSIQLLLRAAERSLPAGAPALEHIGRAREAAQENLAEARRFVRALTPPDLEHGSLAAALERLCSAAPGPRVRFSLSGAPRILPTPYEVALLRIAQSALANVVRHARAGRAEITLTFMGTSVTLDVVDDGLGFDPSSAPSGEGGFGLPAMRSRAETLGGLFTVESAPGQGTAVAVTLPLPAEALS; this comes from the coding sequence ATGGTTGCTCCGAAGTCCCGCCCCCTGACCCCCGTCTCCCGCGTCCTGCGGCTGTGCCTGCACGCGCTGCTGTTCGGGCTGCTCGCGCTGGCCGCGGGGCGCGCCGTCGCCGACGACGCGCCCCGCGCCGGGTGGGCGGTCGCCGCGTGCGCGCTGTTCGCCGCCGTGTACGTGGCGGGCGCCGTCGCTCCCGTGGTGGACCGCTCGCCGCGCGCCGGAGCGGTGTGGCTGGCCCTGCTCGGCGCGGCCTGGGCCGCACTGCTCGTGGTCTCCCCGGACGGGCTGTGGATCGCCTTCCCGCTGTACTTCCTCGAACTGCACCTGCTGCGGCTGCGCTGGGGGGTCGCGGCCGTCGCCGTCACGGCCTGCGCGGCGATCGGCGGGTTCCTCGCCCACAGCAGCACCCCCACCCCGGGGGCCTTCCTCGGCCCGCTGCTCGGCGGGGCCGTCGCCGTGGCCACGGTCCTCGGCTACCAGGCCCTGTACCGGGAGAGCGAACGCCGCCGGGAGCTGATCGAGGAACTCATCACCACCCGGGCCGAACTGGCCGCCGCCGAGCGGGGCGCGGGGATCCTCGCCGAACGGGAACGCCTCGCCCGGGAGATCCACGACACCCTCGCCCAGGGCCTGAGCTCGATCCAGCTGCTGCTGCGGGCCGCCGAGCGCTCGCTCCCCGCCGGCGCGCCCGCGCTGGAGCACATCGGCCGGGCGCGGGAGGCCGCGCAGGAGAACCTCGCCGAGGCGCGCCGTTTCGTCCGCGCCCTGACGCCCCCCGACCTGGAGCACGGCTCCCTCGCCGCGGCGCTGGAGCGGCTCTGCTCCGCGGCTCCCGGGCCGCGCGTGCGGTTCTCGCTGAGCGGCGCCCCCCGGATCCTGCCCACCCCGTACGAGGTGGCCCTGCTGCGGATCGCGCAGTCGGCGCTGGCCAATGTGGTGCGGCATGCCCGCGCCGGACGCGCGGAGATCACCCTGACCTTCATGGGCACCTCGGTCACCCTGGACGTCGTGGACGACGGCCTGGGCTTCGACCCCTCGTCGGCTCCGTCGGGCGAGGGCGGCTTCGGTCTGCCCGCGATGCGCTCGCGGGCCGAGACGCTGGGCGGACTGTTCACCGTCGAGTCCGCCCCGGGCCAGGGCACCGCCGTGGCCGTCACCCTGCCGTTGCCCGCGGAGGCCCTGTCATGA
- a CDS encoding response regulator transcription factor has protein sequence MTIRLLLADDHPVVRAGLRAVLDTEADFAVVAEAATAERAVELASSTGVDVVLMDLQFGPGMHGSQATALITARPDAPRVLVLTTYDTDADILAAVEAGASGYLLKDAPPEELAAAVRTAAAGQSALAPAVALRLMDRMRMPAEALTKRELEVLQLVADGLSNQQISKRLFLSQATVKSHLVHVYAKLGVDSRTAAVATAATRRLIRTP, from the coding sequence ATGACCATCCGGCTGCTGCTCGCCGACGACCACCCGGTGGTCCGCGCGGGGCTGCGCGCGGTGCTGGACACCGAGGCGGACTTCGCGGTCGTCGCGGAGGCCGCCACCGCCGAGCGGGCGGTGGAGCTGGCCTCCTCGACGGGGGTGGACGTGGTCCTGATGGACCTCCAGTTCGGGCCCGGCATGCACGGTTCGCAGGCCACGGCCCTGATCACGGCCCGGCCGGACGCCCCCCGGGTGCTGGTGCTGACCACGTACGACACGGACGCGGACATCCTGGCCGCCGTGGAGGCGGGCGCCTCGGGCTACCTGCTCAAGGACGCCCCGCCGGAGGAGCTGGCGGCGGCGGTCCGCACCGCGGCGGCCGGCCAGTCGGCGCTGGCCCCGGCGGTGGCGTTGCGGCTGATGGACCGGATGCGGATGCCGGCGGAGGCGCTGACGAAGCGGGAGCTGGAGGTGCTCCAGCTGGTCGCGGACGGATTGTCGAACCAGCAGATCTCCAAGCGGCTCTTCCTCAGCCAGGCCACGGTCAAGTCCCACCTGGTGCACGTCTACGCGAAGCTCGGCGTCGACTCCCGCACGGCGGCGGTCGCCACGGCCGCCACCCGCCGACTGATCCGCACCCCGTAG
- the yczR gene encoding MocR-like transcription factor YczR: protein MANGPVVHTADRTIGSRRLAALLPDEVRARPGYRSLADALRTLILDGRIALRVRLPAERELAAAVGASRATVTGAYDLLRESGYARSRRGSGTWTELPEGHGPVGTHPLVGAGGYRPDGDPGIDLAIAAMGAPEGSLEAALAWAAPRLPSVARHPGYHPFGLPDLRTAVADRFTRRGLPTRPEQILVTAGAQQAFALVVSLLCGAGDRVVTENPTYANALDALRHARLRTASIAVSEAGWDMEIAESTLRQTVPRLAYVIPDFHNPTGSLMPEEDRQRLLEATRRTGTWLVVDETIADIALDVPAPAPLASLAPRGGADHVVTIGSLSKTHWGGLRVGWIRASAKMIAELTAVRVAADMTGSVLDQLVALPLLEGLDASLPTRLGHLREQREALVRSLERHTPEWSWELPPGGLSLWVDLGEPVSSALSERAAAAGVHIGRGARFGVDPGTFEHRLRIPYTLPADRLDEGVRRLAAAFHDGVPLPPSVERPYWVA from the coding sequence ATGGCGAACGGTCCAGTGGTCCACACGGCGGACAGAACGATCGGCAGCCGGCGGCTCGCCGCACTGCTGCCCGACGAGGTCCGGGCACGCCCCGGCTACCGCTCCCTCGCCGACGCCCTGCGCACGCTGATCCTCGACGGCCGCATCGCCCTGCGCGTCCGGCTGCCCGCCGAACGCGAACTCGCCGCGGCGGTCGGTGCGAGCCGGGCCACCGTCACCGGCGCCTACGACCTGCTGCGCGAGAGCGGCTACGCACGCAGCCGGCGCGGCTCCGGGACCTGGACCGAACTGCCCGAGGGCCACGGGCCCGTCGGCACCCACCCGCTCGTCGGCGCCGGCGGGTACCGCCCGGACGGCGATCCCGGCATCGACCTGGCCATCGCCGCGATGGGCGCCCCCGAGGGCAGCCTGGAAGCGGCCCTGGCCTGGGCCGCGCCCCGGCTGCCCTCGGTCGCCCGGCACCCCGGCTACCACCCCTTCGGCCTGCCCGACCTGCGCACGGCCGTGGCGGACCGCTTCACCCGCCGCGGACTGCCCACCCGCCCCGAGCAGATCCTCGTCACGGCGGGCGCCCAGCAGGCCTTCGCGCTGGTCGTGAGCCTGCTGTGCGGGGCCGGGGACCGGGTCGTCACCGAGAACCCGACCTACGCCAACGCGCTCGACGCCCTGCGGCACGCCCGACTGCGCACCGCGTCGATCGCCGTCTCCGAAGCGGGCTGGGACATGGAGATCGCGGAGTCCACGCTGCGCCAGACCGTGCCGAGACTGGCGTACGTGATCCCCGACTTCCACAACCCGACGGGCTCGCTGATGCCCGAGGAGGACCGGCAGCGCCTGCTGGAGGCCACCCGGCGCACCGGGACCTGGCTGGTGGTCGACGAGACCATCGCGGACATCGCCCTCGACGTGCCCGCACCCGCCCCGCTGGCCTCCCTCGCGCCGCGCGGGGGAGCGGACCACGTCGTGACCATCGGGTCACTGAGCAAGACCCACTGGGGCGGACTGCGCGTCGGCTGGATCCGCGCCTCCGCCAAGATGATCGCCGAGCTGACGGCCGTACGGGTCGCGGCCGACATGACCGGCTCGGTCCTGGACCAACTCGTCGCGCTGCCGCTGCTGGAAGGGCTCGACGCCTCGCTCCCGACACGGCTCGGACACCTGCGCGAGCAACGCGAGGCCCTGGTCCGCTCCCTCGAACGACACACCCCGGAATGGTCCTGGGAGCTGCCGCCGGGGGGCCTCTCGCTCTGGGTGGACCTCGGGGAACCGGTCAGCTCCGCCCTCTCGGAACGCGCCGCGGCCGCCGGCGTCCACATCGGACGCGGCGCCCGCTTCGGCGTGGACCCGGGAACCTTCGAACACCGCCTGCGCATCCCGTACACGCTCCCGGCGGACCGCCTCGACGAGGGCGTCCGCCGGCTCGCGGCCGCCTTCCACGACGGGGTGCCGCTCCCCCCGTCGGTGGAACGGCCGTACTGGGTCGCGTAG
- a CDS encoding nucleotidyltransferase family protein, whose translation MSAHTTPRPAPVIAGLLLAAGGGRRLGGRPKALLSHHGRPLVEHAVRVLREAGCGPLHVVLGASAVEVRERADLTGCVVVDNPDWAEGMGSSLRVGLTSLAGAGADAALVSLVDQPGIGAAAVARVLAAYRSPASLAAAAYDGERGHPVLFGAERWADIAETATGDRGARVHLARHAGELTLVECGDVAEAWDIDTPPDLARLA comes from the coding sequence ATGTCAGCCCACACCACCCCCCGTCCCGCCCCGGTGATCGCGGGCCTGCTGCTCGCCGCCGGGGGCGGTCGCCGCCTCGGCGGCCGCCCCAAGGCGCTGCTCTCCCACCACGGCCGCCCGCTCGTGGAGCACGCCGTCCGTGTGCTGCGCGAGGCGGGCTGCGGCCCGCTGCACGTGGTGCTGGGGGCCTCGGCGGTCGAGGTGCGCGAGCGCGCCGACCTGACCGGTTGCGTGGTGGTGGACAACCCGGACTGGGCCGAGGGCATGGGGTCCTCGTTGCGGGTCGGGCTCACCTCGCTGGCCGGCGCGGGGGCGGACGCGGCCCTGGTCTCCCTGGTGGACCAGCCGGGCATCGGGGCGGCGGCGGTGGCCCGGGTGCTGGCGGCGTACCGGTCGCCGGCGAGCCTGGCCGCCGCGGCGTACGACGGCGAGCGGGGGCATCCGGTGCTGTTCGGGGCGGAGCGCTGGGCGGACATCGCCGAGACCGCGACCGGCGACCGGGGCGCGCGGGTCCATCTGGCGCGGCACGCCGGGGAGCTCACCCTGGTGGAGTGCGGTGACGTCGCGGAGGCCTGGGACATCGACACGCCGCCGGACCTGGCCCGACTCGCATGA
- the aceB gene encoding malate synthase A, whose product MSAPAPSPLAIVDAEPLPRQDEVLTEAALAFVAELHRRFAPRRAELLARRGERRAEIARTSTLDFLPDTAQVREGDWKVAPAPAALNDRRVEITGPTDRKMTINALNSGAKVWLADFEDASAPTWENVVLGQLNLIDAYERRIDFTDPRTGKAYALKSADQLATVVMRPRGWHLQERHLRFEGGPASGSLVDFGLYFFHNAQRLIDLGKGPYFYLPKTESHLEARLWNDIFVFAQDYVGIPQGTVRATVLIETITAAYEMEEILFELKDHAAGLNAGRWDYLFSIVKNFRDGGEKFVLPDRNAVTMTAPFMRAYTELLVRTCHKRGAHAIGGMAAFIPSRKDAEVNKVAFEKVKADKDREAGDGFDGSWVAHPDLVPIAMASFDAVLGDKPNQKDRLREDVSVAPGELIAIDSLDAKPTYEGLRNAVQVGIRYIEAWLRGLGAVGIFGLMEDAATAEISRSQIWQWINAGVVFENGETATADLTRKIATEELAAIRAEVGEEAFTTGKWQQAHDLLLQVSLDADYADFLTLPAYDQLTG is encoded by the coding sequence ATGTCCGCACCAGCGCCGTCCCCGCTGGCCATCGTCGACGCCGAGCCCCTGCCCCGGCAGGACGAAGTCCTCACCGAAGCGGCCCTCGCCTTCGTGGCCGAGCTCCACCGGCGGTTCGCCCCCCGCCGCGCGGAGCTCCTCGCCCGACGCGGCGAGCGGCGCGCCGAGATCGCCCGGACCTCCACCCTCGACTTCCTCCCGGACACCGCACAGGTCCGCGAGGGAGACTGGAAGGTCGCGCCGGCCCCGGCCGCGCTGAACGACCGCCGCGTGGAGATCACCGGTCCGACGGACCGCAAGATGACCATCAACGCCCTGAACTCGGGCGCCAAGGTCTGGCTCGCCGACTTCGAGGACGCCTCGGCTCCCACCTGGGAGAACGTCGTCCTCGGCCAGCTGAACCTCATCGACGCCTACGAGCGTCGCATCGACTTCACCGACCCCCGCACCGGCAAGGCGTACGCCCTGAAGTCCGCCGACCAGCTCGCCACCGTCGTGATGCGGCCGCGCGGCTGGCACCTCCAGGAGCGCCACCTGCGCTTCGAGGGCGGCCCGGCCTCCGGCTCGCTCGTCGACTTCGGCCTGTACTTCTTCCACAACGCCCAGCGCCTGATCGACCTCGGCAAGGGCCCGTACTTCTACCTGCCGAAGACGGAGTCGCACCTTGAGGCGCGCCTCTGGAACGACATCTTCGTCTTCGCCCAGGACTACGTCGGGATTCCGCAGGGCACCGTCCGCGCGACCGTCCTGATCGAGACGATCACCGCGGCCTACGAGATGGAAGAGATCCTCTTCGAACTCAAGGACCACGCGGCCGGCCTCAACGCGGGCCGTTGGGACTACCTCTTCTCCATCGTGAAGAACTTCCGCGACGGCGGCGAGAAGTTCGTCCTGCCGGACCGCAACGCGGTGACGATGACCGCCCCCTTCATGCGGGCGTACACCGAACTGCTGGTCAGGACCTGCCACAAGCGCGGCGCGCACGCCATCGGCGGCATGGCGGCCTTCATCCCGTCCCGCAAGGACGCCGAGGTCAACAAGGTCGCGTTCGAGAAGGTCAAGGCCGACAAGGACCGCGAGGCCGGCGACGGCTTCGACGGCTCCTGGGTCGCCCACCCCGACCTGGTCCCGATCGCGATGGCCTCCTTCGACGCGGTGCTCGGCGACAAGCCCAACCAGAAGGACCGGCTGCGCGAGGACGTCTCGGTGGCCCCGGGCGAGCTCATCGCCATCGACTCGCTGGACGCGAAGCCGACCTACGAGGGCCTGCGCAACGCCGTCCAGGTCGGCATCCGTTACATCGAGGCGTGGCTGCGCGGCCTGGGCGCCGTCGGCATCTTCGGTCTGATGGAGGACGCGGCCACCGCCGAGATCTCCCGCTCGCAGATCTGGCAGTGGATCAACGCCGGGGTCGTCTTCGAGAACGGCGAGACGGCCACCGCCGATCTGACCCGCAAGATCGCGACCGAGGAACTGGCCGCCATCCGCGCCGAGGTCGGCGAGGAGGCCTTCACCACCGGCAAGTGGCAGCAGGCCCACGACCTCCTGCTCCAGGTCTCCCTCGACGCCGACTACGCGGACTTCCTCACCCTCCCCGCGTACGACCAGCTCACCGGCTGA
- a CDS encoding GDSL-type esterase/lipase family protein codes for MIGFRNASKSRTGSRVRRLAGAALVLPLTAAALVTGGAGTSAASPGNGPTAVVSLGDSYISGEAGRWKGNSLTNAGSRNGTDRAWISGSSYDPSKVYGATAGGCHRSDSAEVRSAGPIADVAVNLACSGAVSDNVFRASNGGVPFKGEAPQADQLAGVAASHDVKVIVLSIGGNDLGFADIIQECAYDFVLWGSYCHDDQQEGVDRKMDGVMAKVGKSVDEIRAVMRGAGYADSSYRVVLQSYPSPIPRGAENRYPQSDWSRLNTGGCPFWNRDSDWARDALVPQIADRLGAVAAAKGVQFLDLRDMMQGREVCAKASRLVTSTSAASARTSEWARWIDSSETQGLIQESMHPNHFGQLAVGRCLALAAARPATSRDSCRNTAGGDQGGMYLTPAP; via the coding sequence GTGATCGGATTCCGCAACGCCAGCAAGAGCCGGACCGGCAGTCGTGTGCGACGACTGGCCGGGGCCGCACTGGTCCTCCCCCTCACCGCCGCCGCGCTCGTGACCGGCGGGGCGGGAACGTCCGCGGCGAGCCCGGGCAACGGGCCGACCGCGGTGGTCTCCCTGGGCGACAGCTACATCTCCGGCGAGGCCGGCCGGTGGAAGGGCAACAGCCTGACCAACGCCGGCAGCCGCAACGGCACCGACCGGGCCTGGATCAGCGGCAGTTCGTACGACCCCTCCAAGGTGTACGGCGCCACCGCCGGCGGGTGCCACCGGTCGGACTCGGCCGAGGTGCGCAGCGCCGGGCCGATCGCCGACGTGGCCGTGAACCTGGCGTGTTCCGGCGCGGTGTCGGACAACGTCTTCCGGGCGTCCAACGGCGGGGTGCCCTTCAAGGGCGAGGCCCCGCAGGCCGATCAGCTCGCCGGCGTGGCCGCGAGCCACGACGTCAAGGTGATCGTGCTGTCCATCGGCGGGAACGACCTCGGGTTCGCCGACATCATCCAGGAGTGCGCCTACGACTTCGTCCTCTGGGGCTCCTACTGTCACGACGACCAACAGGAGGGCGTCGACCGGAAGATGGACGGGGTGATGGCCAAGGTGGGCAAGTCCGTCGACGAGATCCGGGCGGTGATGCGCGGCGCCGGCTACGCGGACTCCTCGTACCGCGTCGTCCTGCAGTCCTACCCCTCACCGATCCCGCGGGGCGCCGAGAACCGGTACCCGCAGAGCGACTGGAGCCGGTTGAACACCGGCGGCTGCCCGTTCTGGAACCGGGACTCGGACTGGGCGCGGGACGCGCTGGTGCCGCAGATCGCCGATCGCCTGGGCGCGGTGGCCGCCGCCAAGGGCGTGCAGTTCCTGGACCTGCGGGACATGATGCAGGGGCGCGAGGTGTGCGCGAAGGCCAGCAGGCTGGTCACCTCGACGTCGGCCGCGTCCGCCCGGACGAGCGAGTGGGCGCGCTGGATCGACAGCAGTGAGACGCAGGGCCTGATCCAGGAGTCCATGCACCCGAACCACTTCGGGCAACTGGCCGTCGGGCGCTGCCTGGCCCTGGCCGCGGCCCGACCGGCGACGTCCCGGGACAGTTGCCGGAACACCGCCGGGGGCGACCAGGGCGGGATGTACCTGACGCCCGCCCCGTAG